Proteins encoded together in one Leptospira semungkisensis window:
- a CDS encoding LL-diaminopimelate aminotransferase has translation MANINENYLKLKAGYLFPEIARRVKVYSEKNPSAKIIRLGIGDVTLPLAPSVVEALVSSSKEMGTLEGFHGYGPEQGYSFLLKAIAENDYAPLGVKLDESEIFVSDGSKCDCGNIQEIFSQDAKIAIGDPVYPVYVDTNVMAGRTGEAGPDGRYANLIYMPSTKENGFQPDFPKERPDLIYLCFPNNPTGTVASKESLKAWVDYAKKNNSIILFDSAYEAFISEPGVPRSIYEVEGAREVAIEFRSFSKTAGFTGLRCAYIVIPKELKGKTKDGQEVSIGSLWSRRHTTKFNGVSYVTQKAAEAIYSPQGKKEIRASIDAYMSNAKAIREGLQKAGYDVFGGVNAPYIWLKTPNNLSSWDFFDQLLDKAQVVGTPGSGFGPAGEGYFRLSAFGKKDDVIEAIRRISAL, from the coding sequence ATGGCAAATATCAACGAAAATTATCTGAAATTGAAAGCGGGATACTTGTTTCCCGAGATCGCAAGAAGAGTAAAAGTTTACTCCGAGAAAAATCCTTCTGCAAAGATCATACGCTTGGGGATCGGAGACGTTACTCTTCCATTGGCTCCTTCTGTAGTGGAGGCTTTGGTTTCTTCTTCCAAAGAAATGGGAACTCTGGAGGGTTTTCATGGATATGGTCCGGAACAAGGATATTCCTTCCTTTTGAAAGCGATCGCAGAGAATGATTATGCTCCTTTGGGAGTAAAGCTGGATGAGTCAGAGATTTTCGTGTCCGATGGATCCAAATGCGATTGTGGAAATATCCAAGAGATCTTTTCCCAAGATGCTAAGATCGCGATCGGAGATCCGGTTTATCCAGTATACGTCGACACGAATGTAATGGCGGGAAGAACTGGAGAGGCTGGACCCGACGGAAGATATGCCAATCTGATCTATATGCCTTCCACCAAAGAGAATGGATTTCAACCTGATTTTCCAAAAGAAAGACCGGATCTGATTTATTTATGTTTTCCTAATAATCCAACAGGGACTGTTGCATCTAAAGAATCCTTAAAGGCTTGGGTGGATTACGCTAAGAAGAATAATAGTATTATCTTATTCGACTCCGCATACGAGGCATTTATCTCCGAGCCTGGTGTTCCACGTTCCATTTACGAGGTAGAAGGTGCAAGAGAGGTAGCGATCGAATTCAGATCCTTCTCCAAGACTGCCGGGTTTACCGGATTACGTTGTGCTTACATTGTGATACCTAAGGAATTGAAGGGAAAAACCAAAGACGGACAAGAAGTTTCCATCGGATCTCTCTGGAGCAGAAGACATACCACCAAGTTCAACGGTGTTTCCTATGTGACCCAGAAGGCGGCAGAAGCAATCTATTCTCCTCAAGGTAAAAAAGAGATCCGAGCAAGCATCGATGCTTATATGAGCAATGCAAAGGCGATCCGAGAAGGTTTGCAAAAGGCTGGTTACGATGTATTTGGCGGAGTGAACGCGCCTTATATCTGGCTCAAGACTCCGAATAATCTCAGCTCTTGGGATTTCTTTGACCAACTCTTGGACAAGGCCCAAGTGGTAGGAACTCCAGGTTCAGGTTTCGGACCTGCTGGGGAAGGATACTTTAGACTTTCCGCCTTCGGTAAGAAAGACGATGTGATTGAGGCAATCCGCAGGATCAGCGCTCTTTAA
- a CDS encoding DUF2203 domain-containing protein — MERKIWTYEDARKILPYVRSITEEFYEEVGKVHKELKEGLYQENELEAREAKVEELLMDWSSKIRDLGIEVKGLWLVDFDNGKGYYCWHLGEEDLLFEHGYDEGFSGRKPIRDIDDED; from the coding sequence ATGGAACGTAAGATCTGGACATACGAAGACGCTCGCAAGATCCTGCCTTATGTCAGATCGATTACCGAAGAATTTTATGAAGAGGTCGGTAAGGTCCATAAGGAATTAAAAGAAGGATTGTACCAAGAGAACGAGTTAGAAGCCAGAGAAGCAAAGGTCGAAGAGCTTCTAATGGATTGGTCTTCTAAGATCAGAGACTTGGGCATCGAGGTCAAAGGACTTTGGCTCGTGGATTTCGATAACGGCAAAGGTTATTATTGCTGGCACTTGGGAGAAGAGGATCTGCTCTTCGAACACGGTTATGACGAGGGCTTTTCCGGAAGAAAACCGATCCGGGACATAGACGACGAGGATTAA
- the pyrB gene encoding aspartate carbamoyltransferase — protein MAYEHKNILDTDQFSKADLDFLVERTREMERLVEQNKAFGILEGKLLASLFFEASTRTRLSFEAAMERLGGRVISTVGFQFSSISKGETLYDTMKMIEAYADIAVIRHPVEGSSRIAAGAVKIPVINAGDGAGQHPTQALLDLYTIISEKGKLDGLTLAFIGDLKYGRTIHSLINLLRHYKVHLYLISPPELSLPDSYKKGLSGFPITFEESDDIKKVWECDIAYVTRIQEERFPDHKEYERLKESFKLNKELILASKKDTTVLHPLPRVNELSTDVDDLPNAAYFRQAKYGVVSRMTLLCLSLGVNF, from the coding sequence ATGGCGTACGAGCATAAAAATATTCTAGATACGGACCAATTCTCCAAAGCGGATCTGGACTTCCTTGTAGAAAGGACCAGAGAAATGGAACGTTTAGTGGAACAGAACAAAGCGTTTGGGATCTTGGAAGGCAAACTCTTGGCCTCTTTATTCTTCGAGGCTTCCACTCGCACTAGACTTTCCTTCGAGGCCGCTATGGAAAGATTGGGGGGAAGGGTAATCTCCACAGTAGGATTCCAATTCTCTTCCATCTCTAAGGGCGAAACCTTGTACGACACTATGAAGATGATAGAAGCTTATGCTGATATCGCGGTGATCCGTCATCCTGTAGAAGGTTCTTCTCGTATTGCCGCCGGGGCAGTCAAGATCCCTGTTATCAATGCGGGTGATGGAGCAGGACAGCATCCTACCCAAGCTCTCCTCGATCTATACACGATCATTTCCGAAAAAGGAAAACTAGACGGTCTTACTCTTGCATTCATCGGTGATCTGAAGTATGGACGGACGATACACAGTTTGATCAATCTTCTTCGACATTATAAAGTGCATCTTTATCTGATTTCTCCTCCGGAACTTTCTCTTCCTGATTCCTATAAGAAAGGACTTTCAGGTTTTCCGATCACTTTCGAAGAATCTGATGATATTAAGAAAGTTTGGGAATGCGATATCGCTTACGTGACTCGTATCCAAGAAGAAAGATTTCCCGATCATAAAGAATATGAAAGATTAAAAGAATCTTTTAAGTTGAATAAGGAACTCATTCTTGCATCCAAGAAAGACACCACTGTATTGCATCCTCTTCCGAGAGTGAATGAGCTCTCTACAGATGTAGATGATCTACCGAATGCAGCCTACTTCCGTCAGGCGAAATACGGTGTGGTGAGTCGAATGACTTTGCTCTGTCTTTCTCTTGGAGTGAATTTCTAA